The sequence CGCGCCCTGCTGGAGCTGCTCCTGGAGAAGGGCCAGCTCCAGCAGAGGGAGCTGGCGGCGAAGATGCGGCTGTAGCCCGCGCGCACGGTTTGCGCGCACGCGCAGGACGTGCGTGCGCGCGCAGGACTTGCGCGCGTGCTCGCGTCATCCCGCTTCCTGGAGCTCCCGCGCGGTGAGCCCCAGCAGGTAGAGGATGGCGTCCAGGCCGCCCGCGGAGATGGACGTGTCGGCCGCCTCGCGCAGCTTCGGCTTCGCGCGGAAGGCAATGCCCAGCCCGGCCTTCTCCAGCATGAGCAAGTCATTGGCGCCGTCGCCCACGGCGATGACCTGGTCCAGCAGGATGCCCTCCTGCTTCGCGAGCGACTCCAACAGCTCCGCCTTGCGGCGCGCGTTGACGATGGGCCCCACGGTGCGGCCGGTGAGCTTGCCGCCCTGCTCTTCCAGCACGTTGGAGTACGCGGAGTCGATGCCGAGCCGCGCCTTCAGCGCCTCGGCCGCCACGGAGAAGCCGCCGCTGATGACGGCGGTGCGGTAGCCCAGGCGCTTGAGCACGCGAATGAGCGTCTCCGCGCCTTCCGTCAGCGGCAGGTTGTCCGCGATGCGGCGCAGCACCGCCACGTCCAGGCCCGCGAGCAGCGCCACGCGCTGGCGCAGCGACTCGTCGTAGTCCATCTCCCCGTGCATGGCGCGCTCGGTGATGCGCGACACCTGCTCGCCCACGCCGTGCGCGCGCGCCAGCTCGTCGATGACCTCGATGCGGATGAGCGTGGAGTCCATGTCCATCACCACCATCCGCTTGCCGCGGCGGTAGAGACTCTCGCGCTGCAACGCCACGTCGAACGAGCCCGCCTCCATGGACAGCGCGAGCAGCGAACGTTTCAACACGTCCGGCACGGCGCCCGCCGGAAGCGTGAGGTGGAACTCCACCGAGCCCAGGTGCGTCTCGGTGAGGCGCGTAATCCGCTCGATGTTGGCGCCATGCGCGGCCAGCCGCTGCGCCACCGCATGCAGCTCACGGACACCGAGCGCGCGGCCCACGGCGGTGACGACGTAGCGCACGGGCCCGGACTCGGCGGGCACGGGCGCTGGCGTCTCCATCACCTGGAAGTCCAGCGCCACGCCCAGCTCGTGCGCGGCGAAGAGCAGCTCCTTGAGGACGCC comes from Pyxidicoccus parkwaysis and encodes:
- the serB gene encoding phosphoserine phosphatase SerB codes for the protein MTSRPSERVLVTVTGRDAPGIVSRLTGLLADAGAELLDVEQVVVQGRLTLCLLVHLPESRGVLKELLFAAHELGVALDFQVMETPAPVPAESGPVRYVVTAVGRALGVRELHAVAQRLAAHGANIERITRLTETHLGSVEFHLTLPAGAVPDVLKRSLLALSMEAGSFDVALQRESLYRRGKRMVVMDMDSTLIRIEVIDELARAHGVGEQVSRITERAMHGEMDYDESLRQRVALLAGLDVAVLRRIADNLPLTEGAETLIRVLKRLGYRTAVISGGFSVAAEALKARLGIDSAYSNVLEEQGGKLTGRTVGPIVNARRKAELLESLAKQEGILLDQVIAVGDGANDLLMLEKAGLGIAFRAKPKLREAADTSISAGGLDAILYLLGLTARELQEAG